In a genomic window of Gammaproteobacteria bacterium:
- the metK gene encoding methionine adenosyltransferase, whose product MAKNYLFTSESVSEGHPDKMADQISDAVLDALIAQDQTSRVACETLVKTGVIIIAGEITTNAWVDLDQIARQVVKEIGYTSSETGFDGETCAVLTALGKQSSDIAMGVDETVNHEQGAGDQGMMFGYATAETDVLMPAPITYAHRLVRRQSEVRKNGVLPWLRPDAKSQISFRYEDHRPVSINAVVLSTQHSPEIEVSVLREAVMDEIILPVLPAEWINKETKFYINPTGRFVIGGPMGDCGLTGRKIIVDTYGGMGRHGGGAFSGKDPSKVDRSAAYAARYVAKNIVAAGLADRCEVQVSYAIGVARPTSISVDTFGTGRVDDERLVDLIREHFDLRPRGIITMLDLLHPIYRKTSAYGHFGREDAEFPWEATDKAEALRTAVPSHQSSC is encoded by the coding sequence ATGGCCAAAAATTACCTCTTTACCTCCGAATCTGTATCTGAAGGTCATCCTGACAAAATGGCGGATCAGATCTCGGATGCCGTCCTCGATGCACTAATCGCGCAAGATCAGACAAGTCGCGTTGCTTGCGAAACTCTTGTTAAAACTGGCGTGATCATTATCGCGGGCGAAATCACCACCAACGCCTGGGTAGATCTGGACCAAATTGCCCGTCAGGTAGTCAAGGAAATCGGCTATACCAGTTCGGAGACAGGTTTTGACGGAGAGACCTGCGCTGTCCTTACTGCCCTTGGCAAGCAGTCCTCGGACATTGCCATGGGGGTGGACGAAACCGTCAACCATGAACAAGGTGCCGGCGATCAGGGCATGATGTTTGGCTACGCCACTGCGGAAACCGATGTTTTGATGCCCGCTCCCATTACTTATGCCCATCGTCTGGTACGCCGTCAATCTGAAGTTCGCAAGAATGGTGTTCTTCCCTGGTTGCGTCCTGATGCTAAGAGTCAAATTAGCTTCCGTTACGAAGATCACCGACCGGTCAGCATTAACGCTGTGGTGCTTTCCACTCAGCATAGCCCCGAGATTGAGGTTTCAGTGCTGCGCGAGGCGGTGATGGACGAAATCATACTTCCCGTTCTTCCAGCAGAATGGATTAATAAAGAAACTAAATTTTATATCAATCCAACAGGACGTTTCGTCATTGGTGGTCCGATGGGTGATTGCGGACTCACCGGGCGGAAGATCATCGTAGATACTTACGGCGGAATGGGTCGCCATGGGGGTGGTGCATTTTCCGGCAAAGATCCCAGTAAAGTGGATCGTTCCGCTGCTTACGCCGCCCGCTACGTGGCCAAAAATATCGTCGCGGCGGGTCTGGCTGATCGATGCGAAGTACAAGTTTCTTACGCAATTGGCGTTGCTCGTCCCACTTCGATCTCGGTAGATACTTTTGGTACCGGTCGTGTTGACGATGAGCGATTGGTAGACCTGATCCGCGAACATTTTGATCTTCGTCCGCGTGGCATCATCACCATGCTCGATCTGCTCCATCCTATTTACCGTAAAACTTCAGCCTACGGTCATTTTGGCCGTGAGGATGCAGAATTTCCATGGGAAGCCACGGATAAAGCCGAGGCCCTACGCACCGCCGTCCCTTCTCATCAAAGTTCTTGCTGA
- a CDS encoding conserved hypothetical protein (Evidence 4 : Unknown function but conserved in other organisms), producing MPIDLLSVIIQATIVISVPTLVANGGEALMHLIAHHEFHAIPILTTLSRLQGLLAGGLLLHASFDESYYDLQALFVPASRWNLSMKQFLLERANLFSYDPEPLLSLLRDDPLSGRGLLIALVVVIIPTILVLVCLRVWKFWDALRGIVACAGTALWSAWITIYLVCLVFWGLYLLNYWSLALLAVYIQYQRSRGGHH from the coding sequence ATGCCAATCGACCTGCTCTCGGTCATTATTCAAGCTACCATTGTCATCAGCGTCCCTACCCTCGTCGCCAATGGCGGGGAGGCGTTGATGCATCTGATCGCTCATCATGAATTTCATGCGATCCCCATCCTCACTACCCTCTCGCGGTTGCAAGGGTTATTGGCGGGTGGTCTTCTTCTCCATGCCAGTTTCGACGAAAGCTACTACGACCTTCAGGCATTGTTTGTACCAGCGAGTCGCTGGAATCTCAGTATGAAACAGTTCCTGCTGGAACGAGCCAATCTTTTTTCCTACGACCCGGAACCGCTATTGAGTCTGCTGCGGGACGATCCGCTGAGTGGTCGTGGTCTGCTCATAGCTCTCGTGGTGGTAATAATCCCCACCATACTTGTATTGGTATGTCTACGCGTCTGGAAATTTTGGGACGCGTTGCGAGGGATAGTAGCATGTGCAGGTACTGCCCTGTGGTCGGCCTGGATAACAATCTACCTAGTTTGTCTAGTTTTCTGGGGCCTGTATCTCCTGAACTATTGGAGCCTGGCACTACTTGCCGTGTACATCCAATACCAACGGAGTCGAGGCGGGCACCACTGA
- a CDS encoding HSP20 family protein — MNQLRQGLGRALENLTEGWHQVVERAGDALTRFNPVRQAVESPGALVERYAPRWGIVAAELREDGDALVIKLELPGMEPEQFDVDVVDDFLVIRGEKRVEREEARGRYHLMECAYGSFERAIRLPMPVDPTRTKARYRHGVLTITLPKLASHHTRRIKVNSESTTPP, encoded by the coding sequence ATGAATCAATTACGCCAAGGACTGGGTCGGGCTTTGGAGAATTTGACTGAAGGCTGGCATCAAGTCGTAGAAAGGGCGGGTGATGCGCTTACCCGTTTCAATCCGGTACGTCAAGCAGTAGAAAGTCCTGGAGCATTGGTGGAGCGTTATGCTCCGCGTTGGGGCATAGTGGCGGCGGAATTGCGTGAGGATGGCGATGCCTTGGTGATCAAGCTCGAATTGCCGGGCATGGAACCAGAGCAATTCGATGTGGACGTGGTTGATGATTTTTTGGTCATCCGTGGTGAGAAACGTGTGGAACGGGAAGAAGCTCGTGGGCGTTATCACCTTATGGAATGCGCTTACGGGAGCTTCGAACGGGCGATACGCTTACCGATGCCCGTTGATCCCACTCGGACTAAGGCGCGCTATCGTCATGGTGTCCTCACAATCACCTTACCCAAACTCGCCTCACATCATACCCGTCGCATCAAAGTCAATAGCGAGTCAACTACCCCGCCTTGA
- a CDS encoding DUF2061 domain-containing protein, producing METTIRRLLKAISWYLTGMLAVFLISWIITSNAKLAATIALTEVVTRFFLYWLHERIWNRTTWGRYNPKLPRL from the coding sequence ATGGAAACCACCATACGAAGATTACTAAAAGCAATATCGTGGTATCTCACGGGAATGCTCGCAGTTTTTCTTATTAGCTGGATTATTACAAGCAATGCCAAGCTCGCCGCCACTATCGCGCTTACAGAAGTAGTGACGAGATTTTTTCTTTATTGGTTACACGAACGGATTTGGAATAGAACAACCTGGGGAAGATATAATCCTAAACTCCCCCGGCTTTAG
- the ahcY gene encoding Adenosylhomocysteinase: MINILSPVDLAPAYRVADMSLAAWGRKEIAIAETEMPGLMSLREEYAAKKPLTGARISGSLHMTIQTAVLIETLVALGAEVRWASCNIFSTQNHAAAAIAAVGIPVFAWKGETLEEYWWCTEQALTWPGGNGPNMILDDGGDATLLIHKGVEFEAVGVVPAPVAGDSEDWREFLKLLGKSFAKNSDKWRTMANGIHGVTEETTTGVHRLYQMQDNATLLFPAMNVNDSVTKSKFDNLYGCRESLIDGIKRATDVMVAGKICVVCGYGDVGKGCAQAFRGMGATVWITEIDPICALQASMEGYRVVMLDEVAALGDIFVTATGNLRVISHDHMLRMKNEAIVCNIGHFDSEIDIAAIESYPWEEIKPQVDHVIFPDGKKIIVLAKGRLVNLGCATGHPSFVMSASFTNQVMAQMELFAHYVNYERRVYVLPKTLDEKVARLHLKKIGAHLTELTNEQATYIGVSKEGPYKPDHYRY; this comes from the coding sequence ATGATCAATATATTATCACCCGTGGACCTTGCCCCCGCCTATCGGGTAGCCGATATGAGCCTTGCCGCCTGGGGCCGCAAGGAAATCGCCATTGCCGAGACCGAAATGCCGGGCCTCATGTCTCTGCGCGAAGAATATGCAGCAAAAAAACCCCTTACTGGAGCACGTATTTCTGGCAGTCTGCACATGACCATCCAGACCGCCGTCCTCATCGAGACCTTAGTCGCGTTGGGGGCTGAAGTGCGTTGGGCGTCATGCAATATTTTTTCTACCCAGAACCACGCCGCTGCGGCAATTGCTGCCGTCGGTATTCCAGTTTTTGCCTGGAAGGGCGAAACCCTGGAAGAATATTGGTGGTGTACCGAACAAGCCCTTACTTGGCCGGGTGGAAACGGTCCCAACATGATTCTCGATGACGGTGGCGATGCTACACTGCTGATTCATAAAGGTGTGGAATTTGAGGCCGTTGGAGTGGTTCCTGCACCAGTCGCCGGAGATTCCGAAGACTGGCGGGAATTTCTCAAACTCCTCGGGAAGAGCTTTGCGAAAAATTCCGATAAATGGCGCACAATGGCCAATGGCATCCATGGAGTAACCGAGGAAACAACCACTGGCGTCCATCGCCTTTATCAAATGCAAGATAATGCTACTCTGCTTTTTCCTGCGATGAACGTCAATGATTCCGTCACCAAGAGTAAATTTGATAACCTTTACGGCTGCCGTGAGTCTCTCATTGACGGCATTAAGCGCGCTACCGATGTCATGGTGGCAGGCAAAATTTGTGTGGTGTGTGGCTATGGCGATGTAGGTAAGGGCTGTGCTCAAGCCTTTCGAGGGATGGGTGCCACAGTCTGGATTACCGAAATCGATCCGATTTGTGCACTTCAGGCATCCATGGAGGGTTATCGAGTAGTCATGCTTGACGAGGTGGCTGCGCTGGGTGATATTTTCGTCACCGCCACTGGCAATTTGCGGGTTATTTCCCACGATCACATGCTGCGGATGAAGAATGAAGCCATTGTTTGCAACATTGGTCATTTTGATTCTGAGATCGATATCGCAGCAATCGAATCATATCCCTGGGAAGAAATTAAACCACAAGTGGATCACGTCATATTCCCCGATGGCAAAAAAATTATTGTGCTCGCCAAGGGACGCCTGGTTAATTTAGGATGCGCTACCGGTCATCCGAGTTTCGTGATGTCGGCTTCTTTCACCAATCAGGTAATGGCACAGATGGAACTCTTCGCGCACTATGTAAATTATGAACGGCGTGTTTATGTATTACCAAAAACACTGGATGAAAAGGTAGCACGTTTACATTTAAAGAAAATTGGTGCTCATCTAACTGAGCTGACTAATGAGCAGGCCACCTATATTGGTGTTTCCAAGGAAGGGCCATATAAACCTGATCATTATCGTTATTGA
- the metF gene encoding 5,10-methylenetetrahydrofolate reductase → MQSQQRHPRVFSFEFFPPKNEESAEKLRQIRDELALLGPRFFSVTYGAGGSTRDRTIKAVLDIQNAGHEAAPHLSCIGSTREGIRDILNEYRMCGIRHIVALRGDLPSGTHDVGELRYANELVEFIRTETGDHFHIEVAAYPEFHPQASLAITDLKNFKRKVQSGANSAITQYFYNADAYLRFVESCERMGLDIPIVPGIMPITNFTQLVRFSDLCGAEVPRWLRRRLEGYGDDLDAIRAFGLEVVIELCRRLLDAGAPGLHFYTMNQSAPTKAIWRALNLNVS, encoded by the coding sequence ATGCAATCACAGCAACGTCATCCTCGGGTTTTCAGTTTTGAATTTTTTCCACCAAAAAATGAAGAAAGCGCAGAAAAATTGCGCCAAATTCGTGATGAGCTAGCTTTACTGGGTCCACGATTTTTTTCCGTTACCTACGGTGCTGGTGGATCTACTCGTGATCGTACCATCAAGGCGGTTCTTGACATTCAAAACGCTGGCCATGAAGCGGCTCCTCATTTATCTTGCATCGGTTCCACCCGGGAAGGAATCAGGGATATCCTCAATGAGTATCGGATGTGCGGCATTCGTCATATCGTCGCTCTGCGCGGCGACCTGCCTTCGGGTACTCATGATGTGGGAGAACTACGCTATGCCAATGAACTAGTCGAATTCATTCGAACAGAAACAGGTGATCATTTCCATATTGAAGTTGCAGCTTATCCCGAGTTTCATCCACAGGCTTCATTGGCCATCACCGATCTAAAAAATTTTAAGCGTAAGGTACAATCTGGCGCGAATAGCGCGATTACTCAATATTTTTACAATGCGGATGCTTATCTGCGCTTTGTAGAAAGTTGTGAACGGATGGGACTGGATATTCCTATCGTTCCAGGAATTATGCCAATTACCAATTTTACTCAGCTTGTTCGTTTTTCTGACCTTTGTGGTGCCGAGGTTCCTCGCTGGCTACGTCGACGCCTTGAGGGCTATGGCGACGATTTAGATGCAATTCGTGCCTTTGGGTTGGAAGTTGTCATTGAATTATGCCGGCGACTATTGGATGCCGGTGCTCCAGGTCTTCATTTTTACACAATGAACCAGTCTGCTCCCACAAAAGCCATTTGGCGGGCACTTAACCTGAATGTCAGCTAA
- a CDS encoding hypothetical protein (Evidence 5 : Unknown function): MDGNAPQINGVMPQSNPPANSTVLVIEMRLILISVPDKSHP, encoded by the coding sequence TTGGACGGCAATGCTCCCCAGATTAATGGAGTTATGCCACAGAGCAACCCTCCGGCCAATAGTACTGTGTTGGTTATAGAGATGCGTTTAATTCTCATCAGTGTCCCCGATAAATCTCACCCTTAG